The following proteins come from a genomic window of Ammospiza nelsoni isolate bAmmNel1 chromosome 6, bAmmNel1.pri, whole genome shotgun sequence:
- the CCDC34 gene encoding coiled-coil domain-containing protein 34 gives MSGGAIGPSPSPAEGRLSPSPSEGSPLSLPSRCSSPERAEPPGASRSPPGHRRAERSETAEERKVSPWKDNLSPWEEWFIGKEKELRARLQAQAAEEVNKQLEEMKQNQEWERRKRIAEEKHKEWVLKKREEERRERKRKMSKEMAEKATRELEKLQLKEKADIKYKEWLEKKRAEEAEKKKKEKEKEKERMAELQEKRTRSEKIFKEWLQHARNKPQPALNGFPNGRSTGSADRKLYPAPAYCNPIPWKPVHVSPPKEDTVLSRKRSQRPASCQPCAALPVVISKPRSNPCSGSLCRKKL, from the exons ATGAGCGGCGGGGCCATCGGCCCGAGCCCTTCGCCCGCTGAGGGCCggctctcccccagcccctcggAGGGCTCGCCGCTCTCGCTCCCGTCCCGCTGCAGCTCCCCGGAGCGGGCGGAGCCTCCCGGAGCCTCCCGGAGCCCGCCGGGCCATAG GAGGGCTGAACGCTCTGAaacagcagaggagagaaaagtgTCACCTTGGAAAGATAACCTGTCACCATGGGAAGAGTGGTTCATTGGCAAAGAGAAGGAGCTGCGTGCCCGCCTGCAGGCTCAGGCTGCAGAG GAAGTGAATAAACAGCTTGAGGAAATGAAGCAAAATCAAGaatgggaaagaagaaaaaggataGCTGAAGAGAAACACAAGGAATGGGTCctaaaaaagagagaagag gaaagaagagaaaggaaaagaaagatgagCAAAGAAATGGCAGAAAAGGCCACAAGGGAACTGGAAAAATTGCAGCTAAAAGAAAAGGCTGACATAAAGTATAAAGAATGGTTAGAGAAGAAGAGAGctgaagaggcagaaaagaagaagaaagagaag gaaaaagaaaaagaacgGATGGCTGAGCTACAGGAGAAGAGAACAAGATCAGAGAAAATCTTTAAGGAATGGCTGCAACATGCTAGAAATAAACCACAACCTGCTTTAAATGGTTTCCCAAATGGGAGGTCTACAG GGAGTGCTGATAGAAAACTGTATCCAGCTCCAGCATATTGTAACCCCATTCCTTGGAAGCCAGTACATGTGTCTCCCCCAAAGGAAGACACAGTTCTCAGCAGGAAGAGGAGTCAGAGACCTGCATCTTGTCAGCCATGTGCAGCTTTACCAGTGGTGATTTCTAAGCCCAGGAGTAACCCTTGTAGTGGATCCCTGTGCAGAAAGAAGCTAtag